A genome region from Sphingobacteriaceae bacterium GW460-11-11-14-LB5 includes the following:
- a CDS encoding RNA polymerase subunit sigma-70, with the protein MPYKHHNDQELADLLKSGDQLAYAEIYHRYHAALYIHAFKRLQLREECRDLVHELFTTLWIKREEITFKTTLSGYLYTSVRNKIFDLLAKQKLKKSYTQSIQDFAETGFVTTDYLVRQNQLKAIIDQEIANLPTRTRQIFELSRKNFLSHQEIAKVLNLSEQTVKTTINNALRVLRTRLGSMMFLSL; encoded by the coding sequence ATGCCCTATAAACACCATAATGACCAGGAACTAGCAGACTTACTCAAGTCAGGCGACCAGCTGGCCTACGCTGAAATTTATCACCGCTATCATGCTGCTTTATACATTCACGCATTTAAACGGCTTCAATTAAGAGAAGAATGCAGGGATCTGGTGCATGAACTCTTTACCACCTTATGGATTAAACGTGAGGAAATTACTTTTAAAACGACCCTTTCCGGGTATCTTTATACTTCAGTTAGAAACAAAATATTCGATCTGCTGGCAAAGCAGAAGTTAAAAAAATCATACACTCAGTCCATTCAGGATTTTGCAGAAACCGGTTTCGTCACTACCGATTACCTGGTCAGACAAAACCAGCTAAAAGCCATTATAGATCAGGAAATTGCCAACCTCCCTACGCGAACCCGTCAAATATTTGAACTAAGCAGAAAGAATTTCCTCAGTCATCAGGAAATCGCCAAAGTGCTTAACCTTTCCGAACAAACTGTAAAAACTACAATAAACAATGCATTAAGGGTGTTACGTACCAGGCTTGGATCAATGATGTTCCTGTCGCTCTGA
- a CDS encoding RagB/SusD family nutrient uptake outer membrane protein, which translates to MKNIKYLFFVAPLLLAACKKDFLNKTPVIELTEETAFINYDNFKTYAWGMYDYFDGYGVNGDGYPAALLSSDANSDNLARTLAGSQSEYAYQTKIIPGDGGRTRSLSTSGWNFDYVRQVNVMIDNIDKSAMKQADKDHWRSVGYFFRALRYYDLIAAYGDVPWIEHKLSDTSTVELFGKRTPRDVVAKNILDNLNFAETHIKADGDGDNTINIHCVRYLISRFGLFEGTWRKYHALGNADVYLQASKTASEKLMNNFSTCMANYDDLYNLEDLSKKPGIILFKQYAANLTTHFSGVRLQGSANSYIDVAKDAVESYLCTDGRPIGSSAVYAGDKTMYNEFRNRDRRLLYTVVPPYKVVIGNPNYTWKKNANAADAEYIDLFTTFQSENTIKKSLPIAQWSQTMQTGTIISESPHFRKSNSGQPQVVGELGYYYWKSYNRLPLDAKSSYATTDCPLFRIEEIWLNYAEVMAELGLFTQAVADQTINKLRPRAGLPKMTVADINASFDPKRDPDVTPLLWEIRRERRVELFGDGFRFNDLKRWKKGTYVNKQQLGVWVNNADYGNKLSISGGGASGYVEFFGTPPGWLNKFYYEPVPTQELVLNKNLAQSPGW; encoded by the coding sequence ATGAAAAATATAAAATACCTATTTTTTGTTGCTCCCTTACTTTTGGCAGCATGCAAAAAGGACTTTTTAAATAAAACTCCTGTTATTGAACTCACCGAGGAAACAGCTTTTATCAACTACGACAATTTCAAAACCTACGCATGGGGAATGTACGATTATTTTGATGGATACGGAGTTAATGGCGATGGTTATCCAGCGGCACTTTTGAGCAGTGATGCCAATTCTGATAACCTGGCCAGAACATTAGCGGGTAGCCAATCAGAGTACGCCTATCAAACCAAAATAATACCCGGCGATGGCGGTCGCACCCGATCGTTAAGCACTTCGGGTTGGAATTTCGATTATGTGCGCCAGGTAAATGTGATGATTGATAATATCGATAAATCTGCAATGAAACAGGCCGATAAGGACCATTGGCGCAGCGTAGGCTACTTCTTCAGGGCTTTACGGTATTACGATTTAATTGCGGCTTACGGCGATGTGCCCTGGATTGAACATAAACTAAGCGACACCTCCACTGTAGAACTTTTTGGCAAAAGGACCCCTCGCGATGTGGTGGCCAAAAACATACTGGATAATCTTAACTTCGCTGAAACACACATTAAAGCAGACGGTGATGGAGATAATACAATCAATATACATTGTGTAAGGTACTTAATATCGCGTTTTGGCCTTTTTGAAGGAACCTGGCGCAAATACCATGCATTAGGCAATGCCGATGTGTACTTGCAAGCCAGCAAAACGGCTTCAGAAAAGTTGATGAATAACTTTAGCACCTGCATGGCCAACTATGATGATCTTTATAACCTGGAAGATTTAAGTAAAAAACCAGGGATTATCCTTTTTAAGCAATACGCGGCAAACCTTACCACCCACTTTTCGGGAGTAAGGTTGCAAGGAAGTGCCAACAGTTATATTGATGTGGCAAAGGATGCAGTAGAAAGTTATTTATGTACCGATGGACGACCAATTGGAAGCAGTGCGGTATATGCAGGCGACAAGACGATGTACAACGAATTTCGTAACCGCGATAGACGATTGCTGTATACGGTTGTTCCGCCCTATAAGGTTGTAATCGGCAATCCTAACTATACCTGGAAAAAAAATGCTAATGCTGCTGATGCAGAATACATTGATCTGTTTACCACATTTCAATCAGAGAATACAATTAAAAAATCGCTGCCTATTGCCCAATGGAGTCAAACCATGCAAACGGGAACCATCATCAGCGAATCGCCACATTTCAGAAAATCAAATTCTGGGCAACCTCAAGTGGTGGGTGAGCTAGGCTATTATTACTGGAAAAGCTACAACCGATTGCCTCTTGATGCAAAAAGCAGTTATGCCACAACCGATTGCCCTCTTTTTCGCATCGAAGAGATCTGGTTAAATTATGCAGAAGTTATGGCAGAACTGGGCTTATTTACGCAGGCAGTAGCCGATCAGACCATAAATAAATTAAGGCCCCGCGCTGGTCTGCCAAAAATGACCGTTGCTGATATCAATGCATCTTTCGATCCCAAGCGTGATCCTGATGTAACACCCCTATTGTGGGAAATTAGGAGAGAGCGACGTGTTGAACTTTTTGGAGACGGTTTTAGGTTTAACGACCTGAAACGCTGGAAAAAGGGAACTTACGTAAATAAACAGCAACTGGGTGTTTGGGTCAATAATGCTGACTATGGTAATAAATTAAGTATTTCTGGTGGTGGAGCTTCTGGATATGTCGAATTTTTCGGTACGCCACCAGGCTGGCTTAATAAATTTTATTACGAACCCGTCCCTACTCAGGAACTGGTGTTAAATAAAAATCTGGCACAATCTCCCGGATGGTAA